One genomic region from Streptomyces sp. NBC_00582 encodes:
- the thrS gene encoding threonine--tRNA ligase — MSAQYTRIEAAYLLAETLTRLWPGAVLGSGGLTTDGFRFDAVLPEAPAGLLDAVGVEIRKVAAEGPAPALTVSRSEATALLVDQPLQRQLLAALDPDHPVTLRRRGDFAVLEAAVTVGATGQEPALTPAQETAGAPFPSPSAVEPAAVSGAYWQGSADNQMLTRISGWAFGTAKELRTHKERLAEARARDHRRLGRELRIFTVSDDIGAGLPLWLPRGTVIRRQLENWIAEEERVAGYQHVVTPQLAKRSLYERSGHWAHYHEDMFPVMGVAGEELVLRPMNCPHHITLFATADHSYRELPYRLAELGTMYRYERSGVVGGLSRVRAMTLNDAHVFCTPEQVGDEFARVLDLIERCYRTLGITNHHYRLSLRDAEGTSEKYVADDALWARAEETIRDCLIDLGLPFREAPGEAAFYGPKLDIQLPDLLGREETLSTIQVDFHLPDRFGLEYVGPGGVRKRPVIIHRGVLSTMERMVAHLIELYAGAFPLWLAPVQIAVLPVSKDQETEATAWAERLVRDGLRAEVIRPDGTLGARIRAVQAEKVPYLAVLGERELTDGTVSVRRRGVRGSQEYTREAFVAGALSLSRERSLSLDWELAQGE, encoded by the coding sequence ATGTCAGCGCAGTACACCCGCATCGAGGCCGCATATCTCCTGGCTGAAACCCTCACCCGCCTGTGGCCCGGTGCCGTCCTCGGCTCCGGCGGCCTGACCACGGACGGCTTCCGCTTCGACGCGGTCCTGCCCGAGGCCCCTGCCGGCCTGCTGGACGCGGTCGGCGTGGAGATCCGCAAGGTGGCCGCGGAGGGCCCCGCCCCCGCACTGACCGTCTCCCGCTCGGAGGCCACAGCCCTGCTCGTCGACCAGCCGCTGCAGAGGCAGCTGCTGGCGGCGCTGGATCCGGACCACCCGGTCACCCTCCGTCGGCGCGGCGACTTCGCCGTCCTCGAGGCCGCCGTCACGGTCGGCGCTACCGGGCAGGAACCGGCCCTCACTCCCGCGCAGGAAACAGCCGGCGCCCCCTTCCCCTCGCCGTCCGCGGTGGAACCCGCGGCCGTCAGCGGCGCGTACTGGCAGGGTTCCGCGGACAACCAGATGCTGACCCGCATCAGCGGCTGGGCCTTCGGCACCGCGAAGGAGTTGCGCACGCACAAGGAACGGCTCGCAGAGGCCCGCGCCCGCGACCACCGCAGGCTCGGCCGGGAGCTTCGTATCTTCACCGTCAGCGACGACATCGGCGCTGGCCTGCCCCTGTGGCTGCCACGCGGCACCGTGATCCGCCGTCAACTGGAGAACTGGATAGCCGAGGAGGAACGCGTCGCCGGCTACCAGCACGTCGTCACCCCTCAACTGGCCAAGCGCTCCCTGTACGAACGATCCGGCCACTGGGCGCACTACCACGAGGACATGTTCCCGGTCATGGGCGTCGCCGGCGAGGAACTGGTCCTGCGCCCCATGAACTGCCCCCACCACATCACGCTGTTCGCCACCGCCGACCACAGCTACCGCGAACTTCCCTACCGCTTGGCCGAGTTGGGCACGATGTACCGCTACGAACGCTCCGGCGTGGTGGGCGGCCTCAGCCGGGTGAGGGCCATGACCCTCAACGACGCCCATGTCTTCTGCACTCCCGAGCAGGTGGGAGACGAATTCGCGCGCGTCCTGGACCTCATCGAGCGCTGCTACCGCACCCTCGGCATCACCAACCACCACTACCGGCTCTCGCTCCGCGACGCAGAGGGCACCTCCGAGAAGTACGTCGCCGACGACGCCCTGTGGGCCCGGGCCGAAGAGACCATCCGCGACTGCCTGATCGACCTCGGTCTGCCCTTCCGTGAGGCTCCCGGTGAGGCCGCGTTCTACGGTCCCAAGCTCGACATCCAGCTTCCCGACCTGCTCGGCCGCGAGGAGACGCTCTCGACCATCCAAGTGGACTTCCACCTGCCCGACCGCTTCGGCCTGGAGTACGTGGGCCCGGGCGGCGTGCGCAAGCGGCCCGTCATCATCCACCGGGGCGTCCTGAGCACCATGGAACGCATGGTGGCGCATCTCATCGAGCTGTATGCCGGCGCCTTCCCTCTTTGGCTGGCCCCCGTCCAGATCGCCGTCCTGCCGGTCTCCAAGGACCAGGAGACCGAGGCCACCGCCTGGGCGGAGCGTCTCGTCAGGGACGGCCTGCGGGCCGAGGTGATCCGTCCGGACGGCACCCTCGGCGCCCGCATCCGCGCCGTCCAGGCCGAGAAGGTGCCCTACCTCGCCGTCCTGGGCGAACGAGAACTGACCGACGGCACGGTTTCCGTCCGCCGCCGCGGCGTCCGGGGCTCCCAGGAGTACACCCGCGAGGCCTTCGTGGCAGGGGCGCTGTCCCTGTCCCGCGAGCGGTCCCTGAGCCTGGACTGGGAACTGGCCCAGGGCGAGTGA
- the mftF gene encoding mycofactocin biosynthesis glycosyltransferase MftF (Members of this protein family, MftF, are glycosyltransferases, members of PF00535 (glycosyl transferase family 2). The encoding gene is found as part of the mycofactocin cassette, in Mycobacterium tuberculosis, many other Actinobacteria, and occasional members of other lineages. Mycofactocin itself, a putative redox carrier, is a heavily modified derivative of the C-terminal Val-Tyr dipeptide of the mycofactocin precursor MftA (TIGR03969).), whose protein sequence is MNRVRPLRSAPRPPVPAGLPDGFGLVLDPGCRWYPGGLLFGGSPERLYRLGPRGQRLVRAWADGVLPRGAAQLRLARSLVVAGLAHPRPGPGLIGPEQVTVVIPVRDRPRELRRCLLALRGLPHIVVVDDGSHDPAATRRAAEGTGAHVLVHSVSRGPGSARNTGLRAVRTPFVAFVDSDCVPRPGWLDALLPHLADPAVAAVAPRIEGLDRGPGLLARYESACAPLDLGPRPARVAPRSRVPLVPTAALVVRRAALGGGFDESLLIGEDVDLVWRMCAAGWQIRYEPAARVAHDHRTRPFAWVRRRFEYGTSAAPLALRHPGLLAPVELPPRLAAFWLLLAAGRLLPATAALTAPRPGRPGSASGTPVPARLLGRLVGTGVVRTGHALSRAVWRTWLPVAAVGACRSRRARGALAGTALVSVGSAWWRAGRPAFPARFALTSAVDDVAYCAGVWWGCLRHRTVRPLLPVIGRSRGR, encoded by the coding sequence ATGAACCGCGTACGTCCACTGCGGAGCGCACCGCGTCCGCCCGTGCCCGCTGGGCTGCCCGATGGGTTCGGGCTCGTCCTCGACCCCGGATGCCGGTGGTACCCGGGAGGTCTGCTTTTCGGGGGCAGCCCGGAGCGGCTGTACCGGCTGGGACCGCGCGGGCAGCGGCTGGTGCGGGCCTGGGCGGACGGTGTCCTGCCGCGGGGTGCGGCCCAGCTGCGGCTGGCCCGGTCACTGGTGGTCGCCGGCCTCGCCCATCCTCGGCCGGGCCCGGGACTCATCGGCCCGGAGCAGGTGACCGTCGTGATCCCGGTCCGGGACCGGCCGCGTGAGCTGCGTCGTTGCCTGCTCGCCCTGCGCGGTCTGCCGCACATCGTGGTCGTGGACGACGGGTCACATGACCCGGCCGCCACGCGACGCGCGGCCGAGGGCACGGGTGCGCATGTCCTGGTCCACTCCGTGTCGCGGGGGCCGGGGTCCGCGCGCAACACCGGTCTTCGGGCCGTGCGCACGCCGTTCGTCGCGTTCGTGGACTCCGACTGCGTACCGCGTCCGGGATGGCTGGACGCGCTGCTGCCCCACCTCGCCGACCCGGCGGTCGCGGCGGTCGCGCCGCGCATCGAGGGCCTCGACCGCGGACCCGGCCTGCTGGCCCGCTACGAGTCGGCCTGCGCACCGCTGGACCTCGGACCCCGTCCGGCCCGGGTCGCTCCCCGCAGCCGGGTCCCGCTGGTGCCCACGGCCGCGCTCGTCGTACGGCGGGCGGCCCTGGGCGGCGGGTTCGACGAGAGCCTGCTGATAGGGGAGGACGTCGATCTGGTGTGGCGGATGTGCGCGGCCGGCTGGCAGATCCGGTACGAACCCGCCGCCCGTGTCGCCCACGACCATCGGACCCGGCCGTTCGCCTGGGTGCGGCGGCGCTTCGAGTACGGCACCTCGGCCGCACCACTGGCGCTGCGACACCCAGGGCTGCTCGCGCCCGTCGAACTGCCGCCGCGGCTCGCCGCGTTCTGGCTGCTCCTCGCGGCGGGCCGGCTGCTGCCCGCGACCGCCGCTCTGACGGCGCCCCGTCCCGGTCGGCCGGGATCCGCGTCGGGCACACCGGTGCCGGCCCGGCTGCTCGGCCGACTGGTGGGCACCGGTGTCGTGCGCACCGGCCATGCCCTGTCGCGGGCCGTGTGGCGGACCTGGCTGCCGGTGGCGGCGGTAGGCGCCTGCCGGTCACGGCGCGCCCGCGGGGCGCTGGCCGGCACCGCCCTGGTGTCGGTGGGTTCGGCGTGGTGGCGAGCGGGACGTCCCGCCTTCCCGGCGCGTTTCGCCCTCACCTCAGCGGTGGACGACGTCGCGTACTGCGCCGGGGTGTGGTGGGGATGCCTGAGGCACCGAACGGTACGCCCCCTGCTGCCGGTCATCGGCCGGAGCAGAGGGCGTTGA
- a CDS encoding mycofactocin system FadH/OYE family oxidoreductase 2: MTGAVTPPYPTLFSPVRLGPLEVPNRLVFPAHLTNLAQDNLPSAAHTAYYEARAAGGVGLIIMEDQSVHPTDLAYARAVHAHRPEVIQGYTAITRAVHRHGARIVAQLGHNGAQGGSGFPGRPLWAPSPLADPAFREVPYAMGPREIDELVTAFARAARHCAEGGFDGIELQASHSSVLRAFLSPLTNLRGDGYGGGLRARARLLLEVAGAVRETVGSALAVGVRLCGDEFADGGLTLDDAVATARLLAEAGTVDYLNTSLGVATTHLEAVEPSMHVAPGYALHVSAAIRRAVDLPVVGVGRIRHPAHAERALAQGDCDLVGIVRGQIADPDFGRKARAGHAATIRTCLSCNQECAGRVGLDRTIACVVNPQAGRESCPSVPPSRASRRVLVVGAGPAGLAAAEEAAVRGHRVTVVEREREPGGLVRYAARLPGRAEFGDLVRDQLRALRGLRVEILTATEATPELVGAADWDAVVMATGGRPAPAAWAPADDARIVPLRAVLSGAVRPAGRVVLVDEVAFHQASGTAELLAAHGCHVTLATPDFQASGGLGLTLDLPGWRIRAARAGIAVRTAVVPTGMSADGIRLLHYLSGAAVEEPADWVVLATPELPDDHLYRTALPQRPTLLRAGDCVAPRRADAAVREGQRAGQHV; encoded by the coding sequence GTGACCGGCGCGGTGACACCGCCGTACCCCACGCTGTTCAGCCCTGTGCGGCTGGGCCCGCTGGAGGTGCCGAACCGGCTGGTCTTCCCGGCGCACCTGACCAACCTCGCCCAGGACAATCTGCCGAGCGCCGCGCACACCGCCTACTACGAGGCTCGGGCGGCGGGCGGTGTGGGCCTGATCATCATGGAGGACCAGTCCGTACACCCGACCGACCTGGCGTATGCCCGCGCCGTGCACGCTCACCGGCCCGAGGTGATCCAGGGGTACACGGCCATCACGCGGGCCGTGCACCGGCACGGCGCGCGCATCGTGGCGCAGCTCGGGCACAACGGTGCGCAGGGTGGCAGCGGTTTCCCCGGACGGCCGCTGTGGGCACCCTCGCCGCTGGCGGACCCGGCCTTCCGGGAGGTGCCGTACGCGATGGGCCCTCGGGAGATCGACGAGTTGGTGACCGCGTTCGCCCGGGCCGCACGGCACTGTGCCGAGGGCGGCTTCGACGGGATCGAGCTGCAGGCGAGCCACTCATCGGTGCTGCGCGCCTTCCTGTCTCCGCTGACCAACCTGCGCGGCGACGGCTACGGCGGCGGACTGCGGGCCCGGGCCCGGCTGCTCCTGGAGGTCGCCGGGGCCGTCCGGGAGACGGTCGGATCCGCTCTGGCGGTGGGGGTGCGGTTGTGCGGGGACGAGTTCGCGGACGGCGGCCTCACCCTGGACGACGCCGTCGCCACGGCCCGCCTGCTGGCCGAGGCGGGCACGGTGGACTACCTCAACACCTCCCTCGGTGTGGCCACCACCCACCTGGAGGCCGTGGAACCGTCCATGCACGTCGCCCCCGGCTACGCCCTGCACGTCTCCGCCGCGATCCGCCGGGCCGTTGACCTGCCGGTGGTCGGGGTCGGCCGGATCCGGCATCCGGCGCACGCCGAGCGGGCGCTGGCGCAGGGCGACTGCGATCTGGTCGGCATCGTGCGCGGCCAGATCGCAGACCCCGACTTCGGCCGCAAGGCGCGTGCGGGGCATGCGGCGACGATCCGAACCTGTCTGTCCTGCAATCAGGAGTGCGCTGGCCGCGTGGGGCTCGATCGGACCATCGCCTGTGTCGTCAACCCACAGGCGGGCCGGGAGTCGTGCCCGTCCGTCCCGCCGTCCCGGGCATCGCGCCGGGTGCTGGTCGTCGGTGCCGGGCCCGCCGGGCTGGCCGCCGCCGAGGAGGCCGCGGTCCGGGGGCACCGAGTGACTGTCGTGGAGCGGGAGCGGGAGCCCGGCGGACTCGTCCGTTATGCCGCACGCCTGCCCGGCCGTGCGGAGTTCGGCGACCTCGTACGGGACCAGCTGCGCGCGCTGCGCGGCTTGCGCGTGGAGATCCTCACCGCTACGGAGGCGACCCCGGAACTCGTCGGCGCGGCCGACTGGGACGCCGTGGTGATGGCCACCGGCGGGCGCCCGGCGCCCGCCGCCTGGGCGCCCGCCGACGACGCGCGGATCGTGCCGTTGCGCGCGGTGCTGAGTGGGGCGGTCCGGCCCGCCGGGCGCGTCGTGCTGGTCGACGAGGTCGCCTTCCACCAGGCCTCCGGCACGGCGGAACTGCTGGCCGCGCACGGCTGCCACGTCACCTTGGCCACACCCGACTTCCAGGCCTCCGGCGGCCTCGGGCTCACGCTGGACCTTCCCGGCTGGCGCATCCGGGCCGCACGGGCCGGCATCGCTGTGCGGACGGCTGTAGTGCCGACCGGAATGTCCGCGGACGGAATCCGGCTTCTGCACTACCTCAGCGGGGCGGCGGTGGAGGAACCGGCCGACTGGGTGGTCCTTGCCACCCCTGAGCTCCCGGACGACCACCTGTACCGGACGGCCCTGCCCCAGAGGCCGACCCTGCTCCGAGCCGGTGACTGCGTCGCCCCGCGCCGTGCGGACGCCGCCGTACGAGAGGGCCAAAGGGCGGGACAGCACGTCTGA
- the mftC gene encoding mycofactocin radical SAM maturase (MftC is a radical SAM/SPASM enzyme that catalyzes the first two steps in biosynthesis of the electron carrier mycofactocin from the terminal Val-Tyr dipeptide of the precursor peptide MftA.): MSTESRVFRPESFGALAYDHRARRLTLLRDPTRVGAAPETLDGVLAAGLSAPVCLSWEWTYGCNLACVHCLSSSGRADARELSTEQLCTVASELAAAGVFYVNVGGGEPMTRPDFFEVLEHTLATGMGVKFSTNGTLLTRAAAARLAALPRLDVQISLDGADAATNDAVRGRGSWRAAGRAMSRLAEAGLTDFKISTVVTRHNAGQLDAYERLAEEHGAVLRVTRLRPSGRGQDSWAVLRPTQEQQRTVHRWLAERPQVLTADSFFHLSALGQALPGLGRCGAGRLVCLIDPIGDVYACPFALHEEFRAGSLLNEGGFLRVWREAELFRRLRAPQPAGACADCPSLSVCGSGCMAAKFFTGLPMDGPDPECVHGHGDTLLASAVPPTGAPDHGRVPRSLLPLVTR; encoded by the coding sequence GTGTCTACTGAGTCCCGCGTCTTCCGCCCGGAGTCCTTCGGTGCACTCGCCTACGACCATCGAGCCCGCCGCCTGACGCTGCTGCGGGACCCGACACGCGTCGGCGCGGCGCCCGAAACACTCGACGGCGTTCTGGCCGCCGGGCTGTCCGCACCCGTCTGTCTGTCCTGGGAGTGGACCTACGGCTGCAACCTCGCCTGCGTGCACTGCCTGTCCTCCTCAGGCCGGGCCGACGCCCGCGAACTGAGCACCGAGCAGCTGTGCACGGTCGCCTCAGAGCTCGCGGCGGCCGGTGTCTTCTACGTCAACGTGGGCGGCGGCGAGCCCATGACCCGTCCCGACTTCTTCGAGGTACTGGAGCACACCCTCGCCACCGGCATGGGCGTGAAGTTCTCCACCAACGGCACCCTGCTCACCCGCGCGGCGGCCGCCCGTCTCGCCGCGCTGCCCCGGCTGGACGTGCAGATCAGCCTGGACGGTGCGGACGCCGCCACCAACGACGCCGTGCGGGGCCGCGGCTCCTGGCGGGCGGCCGGCCGCGCCATGAGCCGACTCGCGGAGGCGGGCCTCACCGACTTCAAGATCAGCACGGTCGTCACGCGGCACAACGCAGGGCAGCTCGATGCGTACGAGCGGCTCGCCGAAGAACACGGGGCGGTCCTGCGGGTGACCCGGCTGCGTCCCTCGGGCCGTGGGCAGGACTCCTGGGCCGTGCTGCGGCCGACGCAGGAGCAGCAGCGCACGGTGCACCGCTGGCTCGCCGAGCGGCCGCAGGTGCTGACCGCCGACTCCTTCTTCCACCTCTCCGCGCTCGGGCAGGCCCTGCCGGGTCTGGGCCGGTGCGGCGCGGGGCGGCTGGTCTGCCTCATCGACCCGATCGGCGACGTCTACGCCTGTCCCTTCGCCCTGCACGAGGAGTTCCGGGCCGGATCGCTCCTGAACGAGGGCGGTTTCCTGCGGGTGTGGCGCGAAGCCGAACTGTTCCGCCGGCTGCGCGCCCCGCAGCCGGCCGGTGCCTGTGCCGACTGCCCGTCACTGTCGGTGTGCGGCAGCGGCTGCATGGCCGCGAAATTCTTCACCGGGCTGCCCATGGACGGCCCCGACCCCGAATGCGTCCACGGGCACGGCGACACCCTGCTCGCGTCCGCCGTCCCGCCCACCGGGGCCCCGGACCACGGACGGGTCCCGCGCAGCCTGCTGCCGCTGGTGACACGGTGA
- the mftA gene encoding mycofactocin precursor MftA (Mycofactocin is a small molecule electron carrier derived from the final two amino acids, Val-Tyr, of MftA, the mycofactocin precursor. It plays a role in redox homeostasis and the metabolism of alcohols and aldehydes in Actinobacteria, including Mycobacterium tuberculosis.): MDGNQDPTQRPIPAQTVGEADEELHLEEVLLTEISIDGMCGVY, encoded by the coding sequence ATGGACGGCAACCAGGACCCAACCCAGCGGCCGATCCCGGCGCAGACCGTCGGGGAGGCCGACGAGGAGCTGCACCTGGAGGAAGTGCTGCTCACCGAGATCTCGATCGACGGGATGTGCGGTGTCTACTGA
- a CDS encoding SDR family oxidoreductase, with the protein MTDSLASPAPMAYDFRGRVAVVTGGARGQGLSHARAFAAAGAAVAVLDIGGDLSAVPYALSGPDDLAAAEAQLREISEQVLVLPCDIRSQDAVSGAFDKIRAAFGTVDILVNNAGVTSLVPVHAMSLDQWNQVVEVCLTGAFLCSREVVPGMIEARRGSIVNIASGAAVVGMPDQAHYTAAKHGLVGLTKSLALELGPHGVRANAIAPNVVESPLSAALGDLYPDSLQRLGDLYGAFFPLASCPVLQPSDVTNAVCWLVSDQARYVTGTTLPVDAGFGCK; encoded by the coding sequence GTGACAGATTCCCTGGCTTCCCCGGCTCCCATGGCCTACGACTTCCGGGGCCGCGTCGCGGTCGTGACCGGCGGCGCCCGCGGCCAGGGGCTCTCCCACGCCCGCGCCTTCGCCGCCGCCGGGGCGGCCGTCGCCGTCCTCGACATCGGCGGCGACCTGTCCGCCGTGCCGTACGCGCTGAGCGGCCCGGACGACCTGGCCGCGGCCGAGGCGCAGCTGCGGGAGATCTCCGAGCAGGTGCTGGTCCTGCCCTGCGACATCCGCTCCCAGGACGCCGTGAGCGGCGCCTTCGACAAGATCCGCGCCGCCTTCGGCACCGTCGACATCCTCGTCAACAACGCTGGCGTCACCTCGCTCGTACCCGTTCATGCGATGTCCCTGGACCAGTGGAACCAGGTCGTCGAGGTGTGCCTGACCGGCGCCTTCCTGTGCAGCCGCGAGGTCGTGCCCGGCATGATCGAGGCGCGGCGGGGCTCCATCGTCAACATCGCCTCCGGAGCGGCCGTCGTCGGCATGCCCGACCAGGCCCACTACACCGCGGCCAAGCACGGACTCGTCGGCCTGACCAAGTCGCTCGCCCTGGAACTCGGCCCGCACGGGGTGCGGGCCAACGCCATCGCGCCGAACGTCGTCGAATCACCCCTCAGCGCCGCACTCGGTGACCTCTACCCGGACAGTCTGCAGAGGCTGGGCGACCTCTACGGCGCGTTCTTCCCGCTGGCCAGCTGCCCGGTCCTGCAGCCGTCCGACGTCACCAACGCCGTCTGCTGGCTGGTGTCGGACCAAGCCCGCTACGTCACCGGCACGACCCTTCCCGTCGACGCCGGCTTCGGCTGCAAGTAG
- a CDS encoding mycofactocin system FadH/OYE family oxidoreductase 1 codes for MSAAPPGHGALTTPLRLAGRTLPGRIVFGPHATNLCADRRFTDRSVAYYARRAAGGCGLVVTEEASVLPGDRPYERAPLAERCGPGWAAVADAVHGEGAVCVAALGHSGSQGSSGWGTDALWAPSPVPQVGTHEMPYAMEPADVADLVDAFRRAAVVAVDAGCDGVELNAGQHSLLRQFLSGLTNHRDDAYGRDRALLLCEVVAAVRRVLPGRILGLRLCADELAPWAGITPADGIDLAVRLADEADYLVVVRGSALSESATRPAMHEPPGFNRELCRAVRAAVAGRVPVVLQGSVVEPAMAAHALEHGVCDAVEMTRALLADPDLPRKAAQGLPPRPCVLCNQRCQVRDHRGVPVSCAVEPGTGREGTGGGWPSPPPRDITVVGGGPAGLEAARVAALRGHRVVVRERLSRTGGALRVAARAPGRERWGVFADWLETECRRLGVRVETGRAGPAGNSSGSAQRVLAVGGGPGPAPITPAEGLCVLSPRDIHTAQALPAGEAVVWDPLGGAVAIAVALALAARPDAPQVVFLTPDGVVGQALGVTGELVAATEQLHAAGVRVVTYIRPVAADPGTLRCEDVHTGEQLSLPCAVFVDCGPELPRPCAGTGVVVGDAVAPRTVYQAVLDARRAVLGLEAGHP; via the coding sequence GTGAGCGCGGCGCCCCCGGGCCACGGCGCGCTGACGACGCCCCTGCGCCTCGCCGGCCGGACCCTGCCCGGCCGGATCGTCTTCGGGCCGCACGCCACCAACCTGTGCGCCGACCGGCGCTTCACCGACCGCTCCGTCGCCTACTACGCGCGCCGCGCTGCCGGCGGCTGCGGCCTCGTTGTCACGGAGGAGGCGTCGGTGCTGCCCGGCGACCGTCCCTACGAGCGGGCGCCGCTGGCCGAGCGGTGCGGTCCAGGGTGGGCGGCCGTCGCGGACGCCGTGCACGGCGAGGGCGCCGTGTGCGTCGCCGCGCTCGGCCACTCCGGCAGCCAGGGCTCCTCCGGCTGGGGCACCGACGCACTGTGGGCGCCGTCCCCGGTGCCCCAGGTGGGCACGCACGAGATGCCGTACGCCATGGAGCCCGCCGACGTCGCCGATCTGGTCGACGCATTCCGGCGGGCGGCGGTCGTAGCGGTGGACGCCGGCTGCGACGGGGTGGAACTCAACGCGGGCCAGCACAGCCTCCTTCGCCAGTTCCTCTCCGGCCTGACCAACCACCGCGACGATGCCTACGGGCGGGACCGGGCTCTCCTGCTGTGCGAGGTTGTCGCCGCCGTGCGCCGGGTCCTGCCCGGGCGGATCCTCGGGCTGCGGCTGTGCGCCGACGAGCTTGCACCCTGGGCCGGGATCACCCCGGCCGACGGCATCGACCTCGCCGTCAGGCTGGCCGACGAGGCGGACTATCTCGTGGTGGTCCGGGGCAGCGCGCTCTCCGAGAGCGCCACCCGGCCAGCCATGCACGAGCCTCCGGGCTTCAACCGGGAGTTGTGCCGCGCCGTACGCGCGGCGGTGGCGGGCCGTGTCCCCGTCGTGCTGCAGGGTTCAGTGGTGGAGCCCGCCATGGCCGCGCACGCCCTGGAGCACGGAGTCTGCGACGCCGTGGAGATGACCCGCGCCCTCCTCGCCGATCCCGATCTGCCCCGCAAGGCCGCGCAGGGTCTGCCGCCTCGTCCCTGCGTACTGTGCAATCAGCGGTGCCAGGTACGGGATCACCGCGGGGTTCCGGTGTCCTGCGCGGTGGAGCCGGGGACGGGACGGGAGGGGACCGGGGGCGGCTGGCCGAGCCCGCCGCCTCGGGACATCACGGTTGTGGGCGGTGGACCGGCGGGGCTTGAGGCCGCGCGCGTCGCCGCGCTGCGCGGTCACCGGGTCGTCGTACGAGAACGACTGTCCCGCACAGGAGGCGCCTTGCGGGTCGCCGCACGGGCGCCCGGACGGGAGCGGTGGGGCGTCTTCGCGGACTGGCTGGAGACGGAATGCCGACGGCTCGGCGTACGCGTCGAGACCGGCCGGGCAGGCCCGGCGGGCAACAGCAGCGGAAGCGCGCAGCGCGTCCTCGCCGTCGGCGGCGGGCCCGGTCCCGCACCGATCACGCCTGCCGAGGGCCTTTGCGTGCTCTCGCCCCGGGACATCCACACCGCGCAGGCGCTGCCGGCGGGAGAAGCCGTCGTCTGGGATCCGCTCGGTGGCGCCGTCGCGATCGCGGTGGCGCTGGCCCTGGCCGCGCGGCCGGACGCGCCGCAGGTCGTGTTCCTCACACCGGACGGGGTCGTCGGGCAGGCCCTGGGCGTCACCGGCGAACTCGTGGCGGCGACCGAGCAGTTGCACGCCGCAGGCGTGCGGGTGGTGACGTACATCCGCCCGGTGGCCGCCGACCCCGGCACTCTGCGCTGCGAGGATGTCCACACCGGTGAGCAACTGAGCCTTCCCTGTGCCGTGTTCGTCGACTGCGGGCCCGAGCTTCCCCGTCCCTGCGCCGGTACGGGCGTGGTCGTCGGAGACGCGGTCGCCCCCCGCACCGTCTACCAAGCGGTGCTGGACGCCCGTCGTGCGGTCCTCGGCCTCGAGGCGGGACACCCGTGA